The following are encoded in a window of Brevibacillus ruminantium genomic DNA:
- a CDS encoding TRAP transporter small permease: protein MKILRKVSDTIFQIEKVCAAVLVFVMLGALVSGVAFRYLFNSPLIWSDEVAIFALVWITFVGGSMGIKLDQAASVTIITDFLKKRPQQIVFAIGWGIVFVFCLFFLIYSCIWVTSPSIGVQKSSTLQIPMLYPYLSVPFGFFCLTFHTLSKFADSLFDWREKGE from the coding sequence GTGAAGATCCTGAGAAAAGTCAGTGACACCATATTCCAAATCGAGAAAGTTTGCGCCGCCGTTCTGGTCTTTGTCATGCTCGGCGCCCTGGTGTCCGGAGTGGCTTTCCGGTATCTGTTCAACTCTCCTCTGATCTGGTCCGACGAGGTTGCGATTTTCGCCCTCGTCTGGATCACGTTTGTCGGGGGGAGCATGGGCATTAAATTGGATCAGGCCGCGTCCGTCACGATTATTACCGACTTTTTGAAAAAGCGTCCGCAGCAAATCGTCTTTGCCATCGGATGGGGCATTGTATTTGTCTTCTGCCTGTTTTTCCTGATCTACTCCTGTATCTGGGTGACATCGCCCTCGATCGGGGTTCAGAAGTCCAGCACTTTGCAAATCCCCATGCTCTACCCGTACCTGAGCGTACCTTTTGGCTTCTTTTGTTTGACATTTCACACGTTGAGCAAGTTTGCTGACAGCTTGTTTGACTGGCGGGAAAAGGGGGAGTAA
- a CDS encoding TRAP transporter large permease, with the protein MAVALLIFIALILIRVPISLVLGITSISYILMGGNLTLLTTAPQRLYSGLESYGLLAIPLFMLAGELMNSGGITTRLVQFAKGFVGHFRGGLTYVNVVANMFLAAIIGSATAQIAMMSRVMVPSMEKEGYKREFAAATTAAAGLLGPIIPPSMMFIIYSVGSGASIGKMFLAGIVPGLILGLSFIVLIAIIGYRQSLPKSEKMSAKDRLNATVRVLPALLVPGIMIWGILSGVFTPTESAAIANLIALIVGFFFYRELSFKQIPGIILNTAITTATVTLLVAMANLFGWVLAFERIPQLIAESMVQLTSSPFMFLLLVNLFLLLVGMAFDGIAALIILVPIFTPILPQFGIDPIHFGVIICLNLTIGLLTPPVGAGLFIASSIANVKLEQLLKAIWPYLLASLITLLLVTYLPDLVMWIPRMGGQ; encoded by the coding sequence GTGGCAGTTGCTTTGCTTATTTTTATCGCGCTCATCCTGATCCGCGTACCCATCTCGCTCGTGCTTGGCATCACCAGTATTTCCTACATCCTGATGGGCGGAAATCTCACCCTTTTGACGACAGCGCCACAACGGCTCTACTCCGGTTTGGAAAGCTACGGCCTGCTTGCCATTCCCCTGTTTATGCTGGCCGGTGAGCTGATGAATTCTGGCGGGATTACAACGCGGCTGGTCCAGTTTGCCAAGGGGTTCGTCGGTCATTTTCGCGGTGGCTTGACCTATGTGAACGTGGTTGCCAACATGTTCCTGGCCGCCATTATCGGGTCGGCTACCGCGCAAATCGCGATGATGTCCCGCGTCATGGTTCCCTCCATGGAAAAGGAAGGGTACAAACGGGAATTCGCGGCAGCGACGACGGCGGCTGCCGGTCTTCTTGGCCCCATCATCCCGCCCAGCATGATGTTCATCATCTACAGCGTCGGCTCCGGGGCTTCTATCGGAAAGATGTTTCTGGCAGGGATCGTCCCCGGACTGATTCTGGGACTGTCTTTTATCGTTTTGATCGCGATCATCGGCTATCGGCAATCTCTGCCAAAATCAGAGAAAATGTCGGCAAAGGATAGGCTGAACGCTACAGTTAGGGTGCTGCCTGCCCTCTTGGTGCCCGGAATTATGATCTGGGGCATACTGAGCGGTGTTTTCACTCCCACCGAATCGGCTGCGATTGCCAACCTCATCGCCTTGATCGTCGGATTTTTCTTTTACCGGGAGCTGAGCTTCAAGCAAATTCCCGGAATTATTCTGAACACGGCGATTACGACGGCTACGGTCACGCTGCTCGTCGCCATGGCCAATCTGTTTGGCTGGGTACTCGCCTTTGAACGCATCCCGCAACTGATCGCTGAATCAATGGTTCAACTGACGAGCAGCCCCTTTATGTTCCTGCTCCTGGTTAATCTATTTCTGCTGCTGGTGGGAATGGCGTTCGACGGGATTGCCGCCCTGATTATCCTGGTGCCGATCTTTACGCCTATACTGCCGCAATTCGGAATCGATCCGATTCACTTTGGCGTCATCATCTGCCTGAACCTGACGATCGGACTGCTGACCCCTCCAGTAGGCGCAGGGTTGTTCATCGCCTCATCGATTGCGAATGTCAAGCTGGAACAACTGCTGAAAGCGATCTGGCCCTATCTGCTCGCTTCCTTGATCACATTGCTGTTGGTCACGTATCTCCCAGATCTCGTAATGTGGATTCCAAGAATGGGCGGACAGTAA
- the hrpB gene encoding ATP-dependent helicase HrpB: protein MKTLPIDAILPDLCKELREQTSAVLVAAPGAGKTTRVPLAFLEEPWIKGRRILMLEPRRLAARMAARYMAASLGEQVGETVGYRVRLDTRVGPKTRIEVITEGILTRMLQTDPALEDVGLVIFDEFHERSLQADLGLALCLQARELLREDLRILVMSATLEAEPVAALLQNAPIVKSEGRTFPVDTHYLSRRSEVAVEQQVVATIQKALQQDGGDILAFLPGAGEIRRVEARLIEMDMGQKPIRIAPLYGNLSSQEQDRAVAPCQPGERKVVLATSIAETSLTVEGVTIVIDSGWMRVPRFSPRTGLTRLETVRVAKASADQRRGRAGRLAPGVCYRLWTKEEEQQMEASRRPEIRDTDLAALALELAVWGVTDPAELSWLDPLPAAAFSQARGLLVWLGALDQQGQVTAHGKRMAETGLSPRLAHMILVAIPLGLGGLACELAAVLSERDLFRGVRAGEHADVRSRVEAIRKVQRSDAQPYAYHEGISLNLPLCRTIWTEAAHWKKQFGIRADEGGRDDIHACGLLLAHAFPDRVAQRRENGRYLLQSGRGALLAHVQEISSAPYLVAAELDDHGSESAIYLAAPVELADLESSFADQIEEESRVYWEPGQQTVRALLRKRFGALVLREAHQADPDPDDLLEALLTGIAIEGLELLPWTKQARQLQQRLVFLHRQEPDNWPDASEENLLASLAEWLGPHLYGMKSGADLKRLSLHEILLGLIPWERRRELEKEAPTHIEVPSGSRIPVDYSDPESPILSVRLQEMFGLTETPRIYHGRVPLTLHLLSPAHRPVQVTRDLTSFWQQAYFDVKKDLKGRYPKHYWPDDPLQAMPTNRTRPRS from the coding sequence ATGAAAACACTGCCGATTGATGCCATACTGCCCGATCTGTGCAAAGAACTGCGGGAACAGACCAGCGCTGTGCTTGTCGCTGCGCCGGGGGCGGGCAAAACGACCCGTGTTCCGCTGGCGTTTCTGGAAGAGCCCTGGATAAAAGGGCGGCGGATTCTGATGCTGGAACCGCGTCGTCTGGCCGCGCGGATGGCTGCCCGCTATATGGCCGCTTCGCTGGGAGAACAGGTCGGCGAGACGGTGGGGTATCGGGTCAGGCTGGATACGCGGGTGGGTCCAAAAACGCGCATCGAGGTGATTACTGAGGGGATTTTGACGCGAATGCTGCAAACAGACCCGGCTCTGGAAGACGTCGGGCTGGTCATCTTTGATGAATTTCATGAGCGCAGTCTGCAGGCAGATTTGGGACTCGCACTCTGTTTGCAGGCTCGCGAGCTTTTGCGCGAGGATTTGCGGATTCTGGTGATGTCGGCCACATTGGAGGCGGAGCCGGTCGCTGCCCTTCTGCAAAACGCGCCGATTGTGAAAAGCGAGGGGCGCACCTTTCCAGTGGATACACATTATCTGTCCCGGCGATCGGAAGTGGCGGTTGAGCAACAGGTGGTGGCAACCATTCAGAAAGCCCTGCAGCAGGATGGCGGAGATATTCTGGCATTCCTGCCGGGGGCCGGGGAAATTCGCAGAGTCGAAGCAAGGCTGATAGAGATGGACATGGGGCAAAAACCGATCAGAATCGCACCGTTGTACGGCAATCTTTCTTCGCAGGAGCAGGACCGAGCTGTCGCCCCCTGCCAGCCCGGGGAACGAAAAGTGGTGCTGGCCACCTCGATTGCCGAAACCAGCCTGACGGTAGAAGGGGTAACGATCGTGATCGACAGCGGGTGGATGCGTGTTCCCCGTTTTTCCCCGCGCACCGGACTGACCCGGCTGGAGACAGTGCGTGTGGCCAAAGCCTCTGCGGACCAACGCCGGGGACGGGCCGGCCGACTGGCACCCGGCGTATGCTACCGCCTGTGGACGAAGGAAGAAGAACAACAGATGGAAGCAAGCCGGAGACCGGAGATCAGAGATACCGATCTGGCCGCATTGGCATTGGAGCTGGCGGTCTGGGGAGTAACTGATCCAGCCGAGCTTTCCTGGCTGGACCCGCTTCCTGCCGCCGCCTTTTCCCAGGCCAGAGGGCTCCTTGTATGGCTGGGAGCGCTGGATCAGCAGGGACAGGTGACAGCGCACGGGAAAAGAATGGCGGAGACCGGACTCTCACCCAGGTTGGCTCATATGATTCTGGTCGCGATCCCGCTCGGACTGGGAGGGCTCGCCTGTGAACTGGCCGCTGTCCTGAGTGAGCGCGATCTGTTTCGCGGCGTGCGGGCAGGCGAACATGCAGATGTGCGGTCACGGGTAGAGGCGATCCGCAAAGTGCAGCGGTCTGACGCTCAACCGTATGCGTATCATGAAGGAATTTCCCTGAATCTGCCGCTTTGCCGGACGATTTGGACAGAGGCGGCTCACTGGAAGAAGCAGTTTGGCATCAGAGCCGATGAAGGCGGGCGTGACGATATCCATGCCTGTGGGCTGCTGCTGGCCCATGCGTTTCCGGACAGAGTCGCACAGCGGCGAGAGAATGGTCGTTATTTGCTGCAAAGCGGCAGAGGGGCCTTGCTCGCCCATGTACAGGAGATCTCCAGCGCCCCTTATCTGGTGGCTGCCGAACTGGATGACCACGGCAGCGAGAGCGCGATATATCTGGCCGCTCCGGTGGAACTGGCGGATCTGGAATCCAGCTTTGCCGATCAGATCGAAGAAGAGAGTCGCGTATACTGGGAACCGGGTCAACAGACGGTGCGCGCCCTTCTGCGCAAGCGGTTTGGAGCCCTGGTTTTGCGAGAGGCACACCAGGCTGATCCCGATCCGGACGATCTGCTGGAAGCACTTTTGACCGGGATCGCGATCGAGGGACTGGAGCTGCTTCCGTGGACGAAGCAGGCACGACAGCTGCAGCAGCGGCTGGTCTTTTTGCACAGACAGGAACCGGATAACTGGCCGGATGCTTCAGAAGAAAATCTGCTTGCCAGCTTGGCGGAGTGGCTGGGGCCGCATCTCTATGGGATGAAAAGCGGTGCTGACCTGAAGCGTCTTTCCCTGCATGAGATTCTGCTCGGGCTGATCCCTTGGGAACGGAGAAGAGAGCTGGAGAAGGAGGCGCCTACTCATATCGAGGTACCGAGCGGCTCCCGCATTCCCGTGGATTACAGCGATCCGGAGTCGCCAATTCTATCGGTCCGGCTGCAGGAGATGTTCGGGCTGACAGAGACGCCGCGCATTTATCACGGCCGTGTGCCGCTGACGCTCCATCTGCTGTCGCCGGCTCATAGGCCCGTGCAGGTCACCCGGGATTTGACCAGCTTTTGGCAGCAGGCTTATTTTGATGTAAAGAAAGATTTGAAAGGGCGGTATCCGAAGCATTACTGGCCGGATGATCCCCTGCAGGCCATGCCGACCAATCGCACGCGGCCGCGCAGCTGA
- a CDS encoding IclR family transcriptional regulator yields MTTPKSSTTIQSLQIGCDILELVASHEKPLKFNEIHELSQITKSNLYKYLNTLTQVGMLHRDKENGLYSLGSKLIEYGMKAVNQGDTIERVTPYLQEINRICKNTVLLTMWTHNGPVVVKLINSQPGLNIGAQIGTFLPITSSAGKVYAAFQEELVMAEWKKEQLAKLSEVQKEQLASNLAFVREHQISFANEPLVPTISSIGLPIFNFEKRLLGAIVVVGFDDAIPKSIDDIMSQYLLKMMNEISQVFGYKP; encoded by the coding sequence ATGACCACACCAAAATCAAGCACTACCATTCAATCGTTGCAAATTGGTTGTGATATTCTCGAATTGGTCGCCTCTCACGAAAAGCCGTTGAAATTCAACGAGATTCACGAGCTGAGCCAAATCACCAAGAGCAACCTGTATAAGTATCTAAACACGCTCACACAAGTCGGCATGCTCCATCGGGATAAAGAAAACGGTCTGTACTCCCTGGGAAGCAAACTGATCGAATACGGCATGAAGGCCGTCAACCAGGGCGACACGATTGAGCGGGTTACTCCTTACCTGCAAGAAATCAACCGCATCTGCAAAAACACGGTACTTTTGACCATGTGGACACACAACGGACCGGTCGTGGTCAAACTGATCAACAGCCAGCCAGGTCTCAACATCGGGGCGCAGATCGGTACGTTTTTGCCCATCACCTCGTCTGCCGGAAAAGTATACGCTGCTTTCCAGGAGGAGCTGGTGATGGCAGAGTGGAAAAAGGAACAGCTGGCCAAGTTGAGTGAAGTGCAAAAAGAGCAGCTGGCGTCCAATCTCGCCTTTGTTCGCGAGCATCAGATCTCCTTTGCCAACGAACCGCTCGTGCCGACCATCTCCTCCATCGGACTGCCGATCTTCAATTTTGAAAAACGGCTGTTGGGAGCCATCGTCGTCGTCGGATTTGACGACGCGATCCCGAAAAGCATTGATGACATCATGAGCCAGTACCTGTTGAAGATGATGAATGAAATTTCGCAGGTATTTGGCTACAAACCGTAA